The sequence below is a genomic window from Hyalangium ruber.
CTTCTGAAGCCTTCTTCTTCTCCTCGTACTTGAACTTGCCGTAGTCCATGATCTTGCAGACCGGCGGCTTCGCCATCGGGTTGACCTCGACCAGGTCAAACCCCTCGGACTGAGCGCGCTCAAGGGCCTGCTCGATCGAAAGGACACCCAACTGCTCGCCTGCCGCTCCTACGACACGGACCTCGCGAGCACGGATACGGCGATTGGTTCTTTGATCGCGTACGATGGGAGAACCCTCCAAAAACGGGAGTTCGGGCCTGCCTCCCTCCCTTGGAAGAGGCGCAAGATACTTTTCTACACCAGGGAGTCAAGGGAGGTCATCGACTTCCCGACCTGGTGCGACATCACGAGATGGTGGCCTCCTTGACCAGGAGGGCCTCGAAATCCTCCAGCTTCATGCTCTTGAGGTCCTCGCCGCCGTAGCGCCGGGGGGCCACGCCCCCTGCCGCCACCTCGTTGTCGCCGATCACCAGGGTGAAGGGGATCTTCTGGATCTGGGCCTCGCGGATCTTCGCGTTGAGCGTCTGCCCGCGCTCGTCCAGCTCGACCCGGTAGCCCTTGGCGCGCAGCTGATCGCGCACCTTGCGGGCGTACTCGAGCTGCCGGTCGGCCACGGTGACGATCGTCGCCTGGACGGGGGCCAGCCACGCGGGGAAGGCGCCCGCGAAGTGCTCGATCAGGATGGCGATGAAGCGCTCGAAGGAGCCGAAGATGGCGCGGTGCAGCACGACCGGCTTGTGCTCGGCGTTGTCTTCTCCGATGTAGGACAAGTCGAAGCGCTGCGCGGCCAGGTAGTCCAGCTGCATGGTGCCCAGCTGCCACTTGCGGCCGATGCTGTCGGACACGTCGAAGTCGATCTTCGGGCCGTAGAAGGCGCCCTCGCCCGGCTTCACCTCGTAGGGCACGTTGAGTGTCTTGAGCACACCTTCCAGCGCGGCCTCCGCGCGGTCCCATGTGGCGTCGTCACCGAGCCGCTGCTCAGGGCGGGTGGAGAACTTGGCCGAGTACTTCAGCCCCACGGCGTTGTAGACGTGGTCCAGGAACTCGACGAAGCGGCGGACCTCGTCGCCGATCTGGCTCTCCATGCAGTAGATGTGGGCGTCGTCCTGGGCGAACTGGCGCACGCGGGTGAGGCCGCCCAGCGAACCGGCCGCCTCGTTGCGGTGCAGCACGTCCTGGGTGTGGAAGCGCAGCGGCAGGTCGCGGTAGCTGTGGCGCTTGAAGCCGAAGTACAGGTGGTGCGAGGGGCAGTTCATCGGCTTGAGGGAGAAGTCGTGCTCGCCGGACTCGCTGTCGAGCACCAGGAACATGTTCTCCTTGTACTTGCCCCAGTGGCCGCTGATCTCCCACAGGCCCTTGTTGAACAGCAGCGGCGTCTTGATCTCCACGTAGCCGCGCTCGGCCGTCAGCCGCCGCATCCAGCCCGAGAGCGTCTGGTAGATCGCGGTGCCCTTGGGCGTCCAGAAGGCCGAGCCCGGCGCGTACTGGTGGAAGTGGAACAGGTCCAGCTCCTTGCCCAGCTTGCGGTGGTCGCGCTTCTTCGCCTCCTCGATGCGCGTCAGGTGCTCCTGCAGGGCCTTCTTGTCGAAGAAGGCCGTGCCGTAGACGCGCTGGAGCATCGGGTTGCGGTGGTCACCGCGCCAGTACGCGCCGCTGGAGGACAGGATCTTGATGACCCCGATGCGGCCGGTGGACGGGGCGTGGGGCCCGAGGCAGAAGTCCACCCAGTCCCCGTGGCTGTAGAGCGTCAGCGTCTTGGCGCCCTTGGCGGCGATGTCCTGGATGATCTCCACCTTGAACTTCTCGCCCTTCTCCTCGAAGAGGCGAACCGCCTCCTCCATGGAGATCTCCTTGCGGACGAAGGGCAGGTTCTGGGCGATCTCCTTGTTGGCCTCGACCTCGATCTTCTCGAGGTCCTCGGGCGTGAAGGGCTTCTCGCGGAAGAAGTCGTAATAGAAGCCCTCCTCCGTCGCCGGGCCGATCGTCACCTGGGTGCCCGGGAAGAGCCGCTGCACGGCGCTGGCCACCACATGCGCGGCGTCGTGGCGGATGAGCTCCAGGGCCTCGGGGCTCTTGGTGGTGAAGATCTGGAGCTTCACGTCCTCGTTCAGCGGACGGGCCAGGTCCATGTCCTGGCCGTTGACCCGGGCGAAGAGAGCGGCCTTGGCCAGGCCGGCGCCGATGCCCTCCCGCACGAAGTCCCCGATGGGAGTCCCCCGGGCCGTCTGCTTCTGGCTGCCGTCGGGGAGTGTCACCGTGATCATGTCGGACATGTCAGAACCTCGAAATGCATCGGGCGGCAGGCTTACTGGAAGCCTTGCCGCCCGGTGTCAGACTTCCTGATGGGATGGGTCGTAGTGGGATCGAACCACTGACCCCTACCGTGTCAAGGTAGTGCTCTACCGCTGAGCTAACGACCCCTGTCTGAAAAGCGCGGCGGGAATAGCAGTGCCCTCCCGCAGCTGTCAAGGAAACACGGACGTGGACGCTTCCTCTTCCCTGACCCTGTGCCGATTCAGGGGGGCGCTGCCTCCAGCAACTGGCGAACTCGGCCCATCACCGCATCGAACATGGTCGGGGTAAGCCGGCCCGTCTGCGTGTTCTGCTGGCTGACGTGGTAGCAGCCCACGAGCGTCCGGCCGCCTGGCAGGGGGACCTCTGCCCCGTGTCCGAACGCCGGCTTGGGGGAAGGCAGGCTCACCCCGGCCCGGGACAGGGCCACCAGGGTGGCGTTCCAGCCGATGGCCCCGAGCGCCAGAAACACCCGGGCGGGCAACAGCGCCAGCTCCCGATCGAGGAAGGGCGCACAGCGGGCCAGCTCCTCGGGCAGTGGCTTGTTCTCCGGTGGCGCGCAGCGGGCGGACGCAGTGATGTAGGCGCCTTTGAGCGTGAGGCCGTCGTCCCGATGCTGACTGGTCGGCTGGTTGGCGAAGCCCGCGCGGTGCAACCCCGCGTAGAGGAAGTCTCCGGAGCGGTCCCCGGTGAAGACCCGGCCGGTCCGGTTCGCCCCGTGGGCCGCCGGTGCCAGGCCGATGACGACCAGCCGCGCCTGGGGATCGCCAAAGCCCCCTACCGGCCGGCCCCAGTACGTCCAGTCCCGGTAGGCGCGGCGCTTCACCCGCGCCACCTCTTCTCGCCATTCAACCAGGCGAGGACAGGCCCGACACTGGATGATCTCCGCCTGCAATTTCTCGAGCTTCGTCACCTGCTCCGACCTCGCACCGCGGCCTCCAACTGCTGGACCCGGGCCTCGACGCTCACCCCTTGGGTGCCTCACCTGTGTACAGCGGCATCTTCTGGTAGCGCTGCACCACCACGCGCAAGACCACCTTGAGGATGGCGCTGAAGGGCACCGCGAGGAGGATCCCCACGAAGCCGAACAGCTCGCCGAACGCGAGCACCGCGATGATGACCGCCACCGGCGCCAGCCCGACCTTCTCACCCACCACCCGAGGGGTGATGACGAGCCCCTCGGACAGCTGGGCCACCGCGAAGGTCCCCGCCACCACCGCCAGCTGCCAGGGACCCTGCCACGACAGCATCAGCCCGACCATGGTGAGCACCAGCCCGATCGCCGTCCCCAGGTAGGGCACCATGTTCCCGAAGCCCGCGATGACGCCGATGACGATGGCCATGTCCACCCCCGCGATGGCCAGCCCCGTGCCGTAGATGACCGACAGGATGGAGCCCACGGTGAGCTGCCCTCGCACGAAGGCCGAGAGCACATCGTCCACCTCGCTGAAGCGGCGGCTCACCAGCCCCAACGCGCGCCGGGGGATGACCTCCCGCACCAGCCCGATGAGCCGAGGGTAGTCCTGCAGGAAGAAGAACCCCAGCACCGGCACCACCGCCAGCCCCAGCAACGTCGTCACGAACCGGGCGGTGTTGCTCGCGAAGCGCGCGGCCAGGCTCGCCGCCGTGGGCCCCGCGCTCTGGAGCAGATCCGAGGCCTGGGCGCCCAGCTCCGCGGTCCGCTGGTTCACGAACTCCGGCACGGACACGCCCAGCAGCGCCTCCACACGGGGGATGACCTGGGTGCTGGCCCGACGGAAGAACTCCGGCAGCTTGGCCGCCTCCTCCCGGAACACCGGGATGAGGTAGAGCACCGCGCCCACCAGCGCCAGCGTGGAGCCCGCGAAGACGAGCGTCGTGCCCCACGTGCGGCTCAGCTTGCGGCGCTCGAGCGCGGTCACCAGCGGGTTGAAGACGTACGCCCCCGTGAGCGCCAGCAGCACGGGAACCGCCACCCCGCCAAACACCGAGATCAACACGAACACCAGCCCCAGCATGCCCACCATCACCAGGGACCAGAGCAGATCGATCCGCCGCGCCTCCTCCTCGGGAAGCGGCAGTGTCTCCTCTGGGGGGACAACGTGCAGGACTGGGGGCGGCTCGGGAGCGGCCTCAGGCGCCACGGGCGTGGCACGAGACTCTTCCGGGGACTTCACCGCGCGTGCGCTGCCTTTCTTGCGACGTCCGATGACGGGGCTCCTCTCGAGGTGACTACTTGTTGCGATTCACGAAGCGGCCGAAGTCGTCTTCCATGGCCTTCCAGTCCAATGGCTCGACCTCTCCCAGATTCGTACTGCCGACCCTGACCTGCTGCTCCTTCTGAAGGTTGGCGAACCCCGCCTCCCACTGCTCCTGGGTGACCTCTCGGGGCGGAGGCCTCTCCGTCCGCGCCTGCTTCTTGTCACCCTTGGCACCGGGGGCTGGCTGGGTCTGGTTCTTCACCGTCTTGAGGACCTGGGCCTCCACCACCACGCGCCCCTCCACCACCCGCACCACCACGTCCGGCTTCGGCCCGGGCGTCATGCCCTGCACCTTGCTGACGTAGTCCACCCGGAAGATGGTGCCGCGCACGCCGGCCACCGCGCGCTCGGTCTTCACCTCGAACTTCGCCTCCGAACCGGAGATCACCTTCTTCACGTGCGCCCAGAGGCTGCCGAGCCCCAACCTCGCCGAGAAGCTCTTGCGATTCACTCCTTCGAAGGTGGCCTCGTCGATGTAGAGCTGGCTGTTCTCCGCGAGCATGAGCACGCTGTTGTCATTCAACTGGATCTTGAGGTTGGACTTCGGCCCCAGTTGGAGCGAGTCCTTCACCTCGATCTCCGCGCCGGCCAGGAGCACATGCTGCTGTCCGCTGGCGTCCGTGCGCGTCGCCGTCCCCTCCATGACGAGGACCTTCCCGACGCTCGCCAGCGCGAGTCCGGGCAGCACCAGCGCGGCCAGCACCGCCGCTCGTCCACCAACGGTCGACCTGAGCAAGCCCTTCACGGAGCACCTCCTTCGGGAGTCCCGGTCCCCATCGTCTGGAGCCGCACGTCCAAGGCGGCCCGGGCGCCATGGGGCTCGAAATAGGTGGTGTACGGCCAGTAGCCCTGCTTCCTCACCTCGATCTGGTGCAGCCCCTTGCCCACCCTCAGCCCCCGGGGCGAGCCCCGGAAGTCGGTGCAGATCCCCTGGATGACACCGTCCAGGTACACCTCCGCGTCCGGAGGCTCGCACCGCAACACCACATCTCCGCTCGGCGTCCCGGCGTTGCGCAAAAGCTCCCGGGCCTGGCCCAGCGTCGCTGGCTCCTCCTGGCGCCCGGCACAACTCAGCGCCACTACCAACCCCACCGGCCAGAGCCCACCGCGCATCAGCGCGCCAGCGTCAGCTCGATGGTGCTGTTGCCCACTCCCGTCACGCTGACCTTCTTGCCCTTGTACGTCTTGCCGCTCACCGCCTCGGCCAGATCGTCCATGGTGCCCAGGAAGGTCAGGTCAAACTGACCCTTGCCTCCACTGAAGGTCCCCTGCCCCAACTCGCGCAGCCCCGAGGACAGCTCCTTGGCCAGCACCTTCTTGAAGCCCTGGACCGCCGCGTAGTCCGTCAGGCCCACCACGCTCATGCTGACGCGGCTGCCGTTGAAGAACGCGTTGTTCAGGTACGCGACGACCGGCGTACGCACCTCGGCGACGACCTTCTCGCCCCGAACCCGCGCCACCTCGTAGGCCGTGCGCTCATAGGAGACCGTGAGCTTGCCCTGCTCGCCCACGTTGTTCTGCTTGTTGTCGAAGCCGCCGGAGACCTTGGCGAGCTGGCTCCCGCTGGCCGTCTCGAAGATCGAGAGATCGTACCCTCCGGAGACGAAGAACAGGAGCTGGTTGCCCTGATCGTCCACTTCGCCCCACGCCTTCTTGTTCGGCGCGATCTGCTGATACGTCACGTTGCCGTAGAGGATGTAGTCCGCCTTCGTCAGGTCCCCGATCTCCTTGGCCTCGGCGTTGCTCAGCGCGGTGGCGCCGGGCTGCAGCCGCACCTTCCCCATGGCGAAGGCCGGGTCGATGATCGTCCAGCCGTCCTTCATGAAGGCCTCGGTGAGCACCGTGCTCATCGTCTGGCTGGTGATCGAGGCCTGATCGGGCGTCACCGTCTGCTCGTACACCAGGATGACCAGCTTCTTGTTGCCGAGCTGCTGGATGAGGGCCTGCACGGCCTGCAGATCCTTGTCGAGCTGCGTGGTCCCCACCTGTGCGCGCAGGGTGACCTTCATCACCCCGCCCTCCTCCTTGCGGTCCACGATGTCGTACTTGCGCACGTAGCCATCGCTCCGGGAGAGGATCTTGTCCTGGATGAGCTGGTTGTTGGACGTCAGCGTCTGCGCGGAGATCCGCACGCCGACCACCTTCTCCACCGCCTCGCGCAAGGCGGCGTTGCGGGCATCCCGCACCGCCTTGTCCGTGTCACCCGCGACGATCGCGGCCTCGCCCGTCACCTCCTGGGTCACGAAGTCGGGCTGCTTGCCTGCCGCCAGCGCAGTCGCGACCAGGAGCCAGGACACCACCGTGAGCTTCAACGCCTTCATGTCCGCCCTCTCGCGCTACTGCGTGACGATCGCGACCCGGCCCTCGGCCAGGAACGATGCGTTCGATTCGGTGAGCTGCTTCAGCGCTTCCTCGGCCAGCACCAGGTCCGAGCCCTGGAGCTGCGAGGCCTTCACCACCAGCGGCTTCTCGCCCACCAAGGTGCTCTTGCGCGCGTCCTCGAGGCTCTTGAAGTACGCCGCCACCGCCGAGGCCTTGCGCGCGTCGGTCGAGAGCGCCTCCGCGCCGTAGACGGCCTTACCCGCGCCGTCCAGCAGTCGCGGCGCCAGCACCGGACTCGCGCCCAGGCCGCGCGCATCCACCACCAGCCCGGTGTACTTCTTCGTGCCCTGCTCGTTCACCGAGATCGCCGCATCCGCGGCTGGCAGCAGCGTGGCCGTGAGCGCCGACAGCGGCACCTCCACGTCCAACTCCACTCCGCTGTCCGAGTAGTAGCGCTTGTTGACGACCTTGAAGCCGCGGATGACTCCCTCGACGCGGCCCCGGAGCTCCTCGCTGCCCATCGCGTCGCCCACCGTGCGGCCGGCGCTGATCTGCACGCCCTTGACCTGCTCCAGCAGATTGCGGAACGCGTCCATCTTCGCCGCGCGCTCGGCCCCCAGTCGCGCCTGGGCCGGGTTGGCGGCCTTCATGTCCGGCGAGCCCGCGCCGGTGGCCCGCAGGATCTGCCCCTCCCAGTTGATTCCGGTCTCGGGCTTCGCCGCAGCCGCAGCCGCGGGGGCCGCAGGCTTCACATCCTTACCCTGGGCCACCGCGGACAACGGTACGACCAGGGCCAGCATCCACAACGAACGCTTCAAAGGGGGCCTCCGTCCTCGGAGAACGCGGCGAGATGACGCCACTGAAATGTCGGCCATTCAATCGACCGGCTTTCAGTGAAGTCAAGGCGCGCTCCCCCCTCCAAGCACGCCTGCTCTCTAGAAATCGCGTTCCCGTGACGCGAGGCGCGACGCGCTGCGTCAGTTCTCTTGACCGTTCTGGGTGACGTAGGTGTCGATCATCCGGCGGTGCCGCTCGGTGAGCAGCGTGAAGCGCACACCGGAGCGCTCGCGACGCGCCGTGTCCAGCTCCGCCCACTCGCGGACGACCTCGCCCTCCGCGTAGATGACCTCCTCGGAGCCCGGGAGCTGGAACTGGAGCCCCACGCGCCGGGCGTGGTGCTTCGGCTCGATGAGCTGCGCCAGGCTCAGCCCCTCAGGGCTGATGTCGGAAGCACGGGTCATGTACGGCACGCCACCCATGTACTTGTTCAGGTAGATGTCGATCGGTGCCCGCTTCGTCTTCCGCTTGTCGCTCATCTCGTCCCTCGCGTGTTGCTACAGCCCGCTTCCAGGATGAAGCAGGGTGTCGCGAGGGTAGAGGCAAACAGCAAGCTGGCAAGAAAACGGCCGCCGCCCACGCCTCATGACTCATGGGTGGCCCTATAGTTTCCCGGCTCTCGTACGAGGAGAAATCGATGCGAATGACATTGCTGGCGACGGTGGTAGTCGGCCTCCTGGCGTCCCAGGCGCAGGCCCAGGGGAAGGCGAAGGCGCAGCCAGCGCCGGCCGCGGCGCCGACCGCGCAGCTCCAGACGGAGGAAGAGAAGACCCTCTACGCGCTCGGGCATGGCTTCGGGAAGGGGCTCGCGGTCTTCGGCCTGAGCCCCGCCGAGCTCGAGATCATCAAGCGCGGCCTCACGGACTCCGTCACCGGCGCGCCCTCCGCCGTCGATGTGGATCTGTACTCCGGAAAGCTGCAGGGGCTCGCCAAGTCACGCCAGGCCAAGGCCAACGACGCGTTCCTGGCGAAGGCGGCCGAGGAGAAGGGCGCCGTCAAGCTCCCCTCCGGCGTCATCTACAAGGAGGTGCAGGCTGGCACCGGCGCCAACCCCAAGGCCAAGGACACCGTGGCCGTCCACTATCGGGGCACGCTGATGACCGGCGAGGAGTTCGACAGCTCCTACCGGCGCAACCAGGTCGCCGAGTTCCCCCTCAACGGCGTCATCCCCTGCTGGACCGAGGGCGTGCAGAAGATGAAGGTCGGCGGCAAGGCCCGGCTCGTCTGCCCCGCCAAGGCGGCCTACGGCGATCGCCCGCCCATGGGCTCGAAGATTCCCCCGAACGCCGTGCTGGAGTTCGAGATCGAGCTGGTGGGCATCCCCGGCGATACCTCCCGGCAGTAGCGGGAGTCACGGGCCCGGGGATGCGCCCCTGGGTCCGTTAACGCTTCAGCGCCGCCTCCGTGGCGCGCAGCAGCGGCTCGGCGCTCACCGGCAGGCCCGTGGCATTCACCATCCACTGGTCCGGCGTCACCGCCCCGTAGCTGGACATCCGCTCGAACTCCGCGCCCAGCGGCCCCTTCTTGTGCAGGTGCTCCTCGATCTGGAACGCGATCAGGTGCCCCAGCGGATAGTCCGGCAGGTACATCGGGTACGAGATCATGTGGCTGTAGATGCCCAGCAGCGGCGTGCCCTGCCCGCCCAGCACCGGCGCGTAGTACTTCTCCCAGTGCTCCTTGGCGATCGCCACCGTGGCCTCGCGCAGCTGCGCCGGCGTGGCCTCCGGGTGCTCGTACATCCAGTGCCACACCGCGATGTCCACCAGCGCCACGCCGGCGATCTCCCACGTGGCCCAGAAGTCGTTGAGCACCCGCTCCTTCTCGGCCGCCGCGTCCGGCTTGCCCAGCCCCAGCAGCTCCATGTCCCGCGCCTGGAACACGAACGCCAGCGCTTCCGTGAAGGCGTTGTTGGGCACGCCCTGCAGCAGCGTGTGGTCCACGTTGTAGAGCGAGAACACCTGCTCCACGTTGTGCCCCAGCTCATGCACGGCGATGTTGTAGCCCTTGTAGTTCATCCCGTCCTTCTCCACCCGCGTGCGCAGGTGGGGGAAGTCGCCGCGCCGCATCGCCTGCATGGCGTGGCCCGCTCCACGGGACGGATCCACCTCGATGCGCTCGGCCAGATACGCCGCCCGCTCCTTGGTGAAGCCCAGCCCCTGCAGCAGCCGGGGGATGTCCTTGGAGAACGCCTGCGCCGTCGGGTAGCGCTGCCGCGTCAGCTTGTCCAACTCCTCCGAGGAGCGCGACGAGCCCGGCCGGAACCCGTTGAACCACAGATCCTGCGGCTCCAGCTTGCGCCCCACCCGCTGCTCGATCAGCTTCGCCACCTTCGGCACCAGCGGCGAGGTGAGCACCTGCGTCAGCAGCGCTTTCACCCGCTCCTCGGGCAGCTCCCGCTGCAGCTCGAAGCTCCGGGCGATCTGTGTGGGCGCCACCGGCACGTAGGGGTCCACGCGGCGCGCGGCCTTGAAGTGCGCCAGCAACCGCGCGTACCGGATGTCCGGCTCGGCCGCCGTGTCCACCTTCGCCTGACGCGCCGGAGCGTTCTCCTCCACCGTATTCGCGGGCGCCGCCGTGACGGTGTTGGTGAACGGGTTCCAGTCCACCTTCGGGTTGTCGATGACGGCCGCAGGGATCGTCTGGGTGACGATGCGCTCCATCACCTTGATGATCGTCCGCTGCTTGGCCTGCCCCTTCGCCTTGTCCGCGTAGTCCGCCTTCAGCTCGTCTCGCAGGTTCCAGTGGGTGATGAGCCGCAGCCCCTTCGGGAAGAGCCGCTCGCCCTTCTCGTCCACCAGGTGGTGCATCCAGATGTTGTACTCGGCGATGTAGAGGTCCGCCTCCGCGCCCGCGCGAGACACCTCCTGCTGCACCTCCGCCGGGACGCGGCGGTTGAAGCGCCCGGCCAGCCGCGCCTCGGCCCACTGGCGGCGCGTGTAGCTCTTCGCCTGTGCGGCGCGCTCGGCCAGCGTGGTGAGCGGGAAGTTCAGCAGCACCACGAAGCCCACCTTCGACTGGAACAGATCCTCCGTCGTGTGCGCGCTCGGATCATACGAAGCGAACAGCGGATCCACCGGCAGCAGCGGCCCCAGGTCCACGTCCGTGGCCCAGCGCACCTCGCGGCCCAGCGCGTTGAAGTAGCCGTCGAGCTGCTCGAAGTTGCGCTCCAGCCGCGCGAAGGTGGCATCCAGCGCCTTCGGGTCCGCGATGAAGTGCTCGCGGACGAAGGCCGCCATGTCCCCGTCCTCCTCGCGCCACTGCGCGGCTACCTGCTCCACGCCACGCTCGATGCGAGCTCGCTGGGCCTCACCGTGCTTCGCCACCAGCTCCGCCTTCAGGGCCGAAGTGTCCGGCTTCTTCGCGGACGTGGGCGCGGCGGGGCTCGATGCGGTCGTCACGGGACGGGCCTCCGAGGAAGCAGGGGCGGGTTGGCTGGCCGGCTCGGCTGACTCCGAGGCAGGCCCCTGAGGTGTTGAGGCACAACCCAGCAGGGAGAGAAGGGAGAGCAGGCGAGCGGATCGGGGCAGGTACGAACGCACGGGGGACCTCCAGAAAAGCGACGAGGGCCCGACCCTCTCGGATCGGACCCTCATGCGCAACGAAGAACGAGGCGAATTACGCCGCGCGCACGTTCTGGGCCTGCAGGCCCTTGGGACCGCGGGTCACCTCGAACTGGACCTTCTGACCCTCCTGAAGGGTGCGGAAGCCGTCCATGTTGATCGCGGTGTGGTGGCAGAACACGTCCTCGCCACCGCCATCCTGCGTGATGAAACCGAAGCCCTTCGCATCGTTGAACCACTTCACGGTACCAGTAGCCATTTCTTCTTCTCTTCCTGACTTCACGGACGCGAATAGCCGTCGTCCGGTCCCCACGAGAAAATTCGTTAGAGCAAGTTGAATGTAAGCGGCGCCTATACCCGTGTCCACATCTACCAGCCGCACCTCTGGCCCTTGTTCTGCTCCTGCAACCAGCCGCGCAGCGGGCCGAAATACTCGATGAGCGGAGTGGCATCCATCTGGCGCTGACCCGTCATGGCGAACAGGGCCTCTGGCCACGGCTTGCTCGCTCCCATCTCCAGCATGGCCTGGAGCCTCTTGCCGGCCTCCTTGTTCCCGTAGACGGAGCACTCGTGCAGCGGGCCCTTGAAGCCGGCCGCCTCGCACAGCGCCTTGTGGAACTGGAACTGGAGGATGCGCGCCAGGAAGTAGCGCGTGTACGGCACGTTGGCCGGCACGTGGTACTTGGCCCCCGGATCGAAGTCCTTCTCGGAGCGCGCCACCGGAGCGGCCACGCCCTGGTACTTCTCGCGCAGCGTCCACCACGCCTTGTTGTAGTTGCCCGGCGCTGTCTTGCCCGCGAACACGTCCCAGCGCCACTGATCGATCAGCAGGCCGAAGGGCAGGAACGCCACCTTCTCCAGCGCGTCCTTCATCTGGAGGTTGATGAGGTTCTTCTCGTTCTTCGGCACGTCCTTCAACAGCCCCGCTTGCTGCAGGTAGCCCGGGGTGATCGACAGGGTGATCGCGTCACCGATGGCCTCGTGGAAGCCGTCGTGGGCGCCGGCCTGATACAGGGCCGGCTTCGTGAAGTAGTAGGTGTAGTAGTAGTTGTGCCCGAGCTCGTGGTGGATGGTGACGAGATCCTCCTCGGTGGGCTTGATGCACATCTTGATGCGCAGATCGTTCTCGTAGGTGACGTCCCACGCGCTGGCGTGGCAGACGACGTCGCGATCCTGCGGCTTGGTGAACTGCGAGCGCTCCCAGAAGGTGGCCGGCAGCGGCTTGAGGCCCAGCGAGGTGAAGAACTTCTCGCCCAGCTGCACCATCTTCTTCGGGTCGTAGTTCTGCGCCTTGAGCGCCGCGCTCACGTCCAAGCTGGCCTGGCCGGGGAAGGGCTCCATCAGCGGATAGATGTTGTTCCACTCCTGCGCCCACATGTTGCCGAGCAGGTGCGCGGGGATGGGCTTGCCGGCGGGCACCTTGGCCTCGCCGTAGTGCTTGGCCAGCCGGGCGCGCACGTAGCAGTGCAGGTCGTCGTAGAGCGGCTTCACCTGCTGCCACAGGCGCTGCGTCTCCTGCTCGAACTGCTCGGGAGGCAGGTCATAGGCCGACTTCCAGAGGTTGCCGATGTTGGAGAAGCCGATCTCCTTGGCGCCCTCGTTGCCCAGCGTCACGAAGCGCTCGTAGAGCGGGCGCATCGGCGGGGAGATGGCGTGCCAGCCCACCCACGCGTCCAGCAGCTCGTCGTAGTTGCGGCTAGCGGCCAGCACGTCCGACAGCTCGCCGAGATCCCGGCACGCTTCCTTGCCGTCCT
It includes:
- a CDS encoding FKBP-type peptidyl-prolyl cis-trans isomerase, with translation MRMTLLATVVVGLLASQAQAQGKAKAQPAPAAAPTAQLQTEEEKTLYALGHGFGKGLAVFGLSPAELEIIKRGLTDSVTGAPSAVDVDLYSGKLQGLAKSRQAKANDAFLAKAAEEKGAVKLPSGVIYKEVQAGTGANPKAKDTVAVHYRGTLMTGEEFDSSYRRNQVAEFPLNGVIPCWTEGVQKMKVGGKARLVCPAKAAYGDRPPMGSKIPPNAVLEFEIELVGIPGDTSRQ
- a CDS encoding cold-shock protein; the protein is MATGTVKWFNDAKGFGFITQDGGGEDVFCHHTAINMDGFRTLQEGQKVQFEVTRGPKGLQAQNVRAA
- a CDS encoding M2 family metallopeptidase — translated: MIRNLTVLPLFRAACAAALLFALPATAQGTPPASAAAPQAKATAEEAKKFAERVNADLKRLWTRQATAEWIKSTYITDDTERNAAWVNEEVLAYMNQAIKDSRRFDGLKLDADTARTIHLLRVSSALAAPSDTQKRAEVAAIAAKLEGLYGKGKYCKKSKDGKEACRDLGELSDVLAASRNYDELLDAWVGWHAISPPMRPLYERFVTLGNEGAKEIGFSNIGNLWKSAYDLPPEQFEQETQRLWQQVKPLYDDLHCYVRARLAKHYGEAKVPAGKPIPAHLLGNMWAQEWNNIYPLMEPFPGQASLDVSAALKAQNYDPKKMVQLGEKFFTSLGLKPLPATFWERSQFTKPQDRDVVCHASAWDVTYENDLRIKMCIKPTEEDLVTIHHELGHNYYYTYYFTKPALYQAGAHDGFHEAIGDAITLSITPGYLQQAGLLKDVPKNEKNLINLQMKDALEKVAFLPFGLLIDQWRWDVFAGKTAPGNYNKAWWTLREKYQGVAAPVARSEKDFDPGAKYHVPANVPYTRYFLARILQFQFHKALCEAAGFKGPLHECSVYGNKEAGKRLQAMLEMGASKPWPEALFAMTGQRQMDATPLIEYFGPLRGWLQEQNKGQRCGW